From the Desulfovibrio sp. JY genome, one window contains:
- a CDS encoding MarR family transcriptional regulator: protein MSDHANILEAPVSEGQAQRLQEAVENLFACCQARIAMQSERFNLPPAALRALLTMGETRYLAPGELGRRLGVTKSRVTAVTTGLSRQGLIEKHPDPADARVILLSLTPAGRRACEEIRTFMSGLFTSILSMVEPTKREGVLASLESLRRCMDAVRADLKA, encoded by the coding sequence ATGAGCGATCACGCCAATATTCTGGAAGCGCCTGTCTCCGAAGGGCAGGCGCAACGGCTTCAGGAAGCCGTGGAAAACCTTTTCGCCTGCTGCCAGGCCCGCATCGCCATGCAAAGCGAACGGTTCAACCTGCCGCCGGCGGCGCTGCGGGCGCTTTTAACCATGGGCGAAACCCGCTACCTGGCCCCGGGCGAACTGGGCCGCCGGCTCGGCGTGACCAAAAGCCGGGTGACGGCCGTCACCACCGGGCTCTCGCGCCAGGGGCTCATCGAAAAGCATCCCGATCCGGCCGACGCCCGGGTCATCCTGCTTTCCCTCACGCCGGCCGGCCGGCGCGCCTGCGAGGAAATCCGCACGTTCATGAGCGGGCTCTTCACCAGCATCCTGTCCATGGTGGAGCCGACCAAGCGCGAAGGGGTACTGGCCTCCCTCGAATCCCTTCGTCGCTGCATGGACGCCGTGCGGGCCGATCTCAAGGCCTGA
- a CDS encoding pyridoxal phosphate-dependent aminotransferase, with amino-acid sequence MPSAPLHAFSQRAKAIKISATKLMPMIAAGVGDCVSLGQGVPSFATPAHVVEAVCRALRDSPAAGKYSLQPGMPELRWAVADKLATEKGLQANPETEIAITVGGMEALLCAILCLCQSGDEVIVPEPFYPSHVEQVCLAEATPVLVSLRRGDWSLDPDAIAAAVTPRTKAIIINSPHNPTGSVFAEKDLLAVAEIALRHDLYVICDDTYDALSYDAPAFSLAMVKDLQPRLVSVGSFSKRYALTGWRVGFAFAPEPIMAQMLKVHDCAAICAPTPAQIAALASLTGPQGIFEGFVSALAARRTRIQKHLDAMAPTVRYNAPAGAFYVMARYDLPAEPMNVATRLIREANVITIPGDSFGPGGESSLRLSFGGDEADIDAGCERLAAWFEAERKKG; translated from the coding sequence GTGCCAAGCGCCCCCCTGCACGCCTTCAGCCAGCGCGCGAAGGCCATCAAGATTTCGGCCACCAAGCTCATGCCCATGATTGCCGCCGGCGTTGGCGACTGCGTTTCCCTGGGCCAGGGCGTGCCCTCGTTCGCCACCCCGGCCCATGTGGTCGAAGCGGTCTGCCGGGCCCTGCGCGACTCGCCGGCGGCGGGCAAGTATTCGCTGCAACCCGGCATGCCCGAACTGCGCTGGGCCGTGGCCGACAAACTCGCGACCGAAAAAGGCCTGCAAGCCAATCCCGAGACCGAAATCGCCATCACCGTCGGTGGCATGGAAGCGCTTTTGTGCGCCATCCTGTGCCTGTGCCAGAGCGGCGATGAAGTCATCGTGCCCGAGCCCTTCTATCCTTCCCATGTGGAGCAGGTGTGTCTGGCCGAGGCCACGCCCGTGCTCGTGTCCCTGCGCCGGGGGGACTGGAGCCTCGACCCCGACGCCATCGCCGCCGCCGTGACCCCGCGCACCAAGGCCATCATCATCAATTCGCCCCACAACCCGACCGGCTCGGTCTTTGCCGAAAAAGACCTGCTGGCCGTGGCCGAGATCGCCCTGCGCCACGACCTCTACGTCATCTGCGACGACACGTATGATGCGCTGTCCTATGACGCGCCGGCCTTTTCCCTGGCCATGGTAAAGGACCTGCAACCGCGCCTCGTGTCCGTGGGCAGTTTTTCCAAGCGCTACGCCCTGACCGGCTGGCGGGTGGGTTTCGCCTTCGCCCCGGAACCGATCATGGCGCAAATGCTCAAAGTGCACGACTGCGCGGCCATCTGCGCCCCCACCCCGGCCCAGATCGCCGCCCTGGCCTCCCTGACCGGCCCCCAGGGCATCTTCGAAGGCTTTGTGTCCGCCCTGGCCGCCCGACGTACGCGCATACAAAAGCACCTCGACGCCATGGCCCCGACCGTGCGCTACAACGCGCCGGCTGGCGCGTTCTACGTCATGGCCCGCTACGACCTGCCCGCCGAGCCCATGAACGTGGCCACGCGGCTGATCCGCGAGGCCAACGTCATCACCATCCCCGGCGACAGCTTCGGCCCCGGCGGCGAAAGCAGCCTGCGCCTGTCGTTCGGCGGCGACGAAGCCGATATCGACGCCGGCTGCGAACGCCTGGCCGCCTGGTTCGAAGCGGAGCGGAAAAAAGGATAG
- a CDS encoding delta(1)-pyrroline-2-carboxylate reductase family protein, protein MFDYFSLSDAIADVLRARLAGRVAAPERLTVPVPGGVLLCMPAADDTIAIVKNITVHPQNKDLPVIQGEVLVLDAATGRKLAVLDARELTARRTAAVSLLAARLLAADKQGPLLVIGAGVQARAHAAAFCQGLGVGEVLVASRTRARAVALAVELGGQGIAARVADDVAAAARDASMIVTATTSREPVFPDVVRDDVFVAAVGSFTPEAAEVPASLVSRATLFVDDMPSARVEAGDFLRADVNWEQVTPLERILDAPPHPAGPVIFKTVGHAIFDLAGAKHAMRGRRGEEESARGETL, encoded by the coding sequence ATGTTCGATTATTTTTCCCTGTCCGACGCCATAGCCGACGTGCTGCGCGCGCGTCTGGCCGGCCGTGTCGCGGCCCCGGAACGCCTGACCGTGCCCGTGCCCGGGGGCGTGCTCCTGTGCATGCCGGCGGCCGACGACACCATCGCCATCGTGAAAAACATCACCGTGCATCCGCAAAACAAGGACCTGCCCGTCATCCAGGGCGAGGTACTGGTCCTCGACGCCGCAACCGGTCGCAAGCTCGCCGTGCTCGACGCCCGCGAACTCACCGCCCGGCGCACGGCGGCGGTCAGCCTGCTGGCGGCCCGGCTGTTGGCGGCTGACAAACAGGGGCCGCTTTTGGTCATCGGGGCCGGCGTGCAGGCCAGGGCCCATGCGGCGGCCTTTTGTCAGGGGCTCGGCGTGGGGGAGGTGCTGGTGGCGTCGCGCACCCGGGCCCGGGCCGTGGCCCTGGCGGTGGAACTCGGCGGGCAGGGAATTGCGGCGCGGGTAGCCGACGACGTGGCCGCAGCGGCCCGGGACGCGTCCATGATCGTCACGGCCACCACCAGCCGGGAGCCGGTTTTTCCGGATGTCGTTCGCGACGATGTCTTTGTCGCGGCGGTGGGGTCGTTTACGCCCGAGGCGGCCGAGGTGCCGGCGTCGCTGGTGTCCCGGGCCACGCTTTTCGTGGACGATATGCCCTCGGCCAGGGTCGAGGCCGGGGATTTCCTGCGCGCCGACGTAAACTGGGAGCAGGTCACGCCCCTGGAGCGCATCCTGGACGCTCCGCCGCATCCCGCCGGCCCCGTCATCTTCAAGACCGTAGGCCATGCCATCTTCGACTTGGCAGGAGCCAAGCATGCCATGAGGGGGAGAAGAGGCGAGGAAGAAAGTGCGAGAGGGGAAACCCTTTGA
- a CDS encoding cation:proton antiporter has translation MDIPLLPDVTIIFALAVLVILVCHRLKIPALVGMLLTGVVCGPYGLGLVHSAHDVEILAELGVILLLFTIGLELSLSDLSRLKRPVFLGGAAQVLLTWGFFFGLAMFLDLSGGASILLGMLAALSSTAIVLKTLQERAEMEAPHGRVILGILIFQDLLAVPLTLAVPLLAGRTFGFTNSIVFTVFKGAAVLILLVVLSRKLMPRLLLSIVRTRSRELFLLTALGICLAVSLLTAAIGLSVSLGAFLAGLLLSGSDYRESLHEAVLPFKDVFTSLFFISIGMLLNVAAAWDHAGQILGAVVLILCVKAVMAGIATRILGYPARTAALAGVALCQVGEFSFILAKAGFSHHVISEHFYQKFLAASIVTMVLAPFLIAAAPRLAALFCRLTGIRDTPDTTPEPGLADHMIILGFGAGGRQLARAAKAADIPYVILEMNPDTVRNEAKKGEPIHFGDASKPGVLVHMGVRDARALAVVISDAAAARRAVEIARCENPALYIVARTRFNTEIKALLDLGANDVIAEEFEASLVVFARVLAKFMVPRDDIERMAQDIRREGYRAMLPDSLAAMATFSPDKSLAGLHVAIFTVDEASALAGRTLEEIRLRRDHNLTVAAVRRGGEFLPNPDGPFALSPGDRLYVMGTADSLKDGAALFHAAPAEA, from the coding sequence ATGGACATCCCTCTTCTTCCCGACGTCACCATCATCTTCGCCCTGGCCGTCCTGGTTATCCTGGTCTGCCATCGCCTGAAGATTCCGGCTCTGGTCGGCATGCTCCTGACGGGCGTGGTCTGCGGCCCCTACGGCCTGGGGCTGGTCCATTCGGCCCACGACGTGGAGATCCTTGCCGAACTCGGCGTCATTTTGCTCCTTTTCACCATCGGCCTGGAGCTTTCCCTGTCCGACCTGTCGCGGCTCAAACGACCGGTGTTTCTCGGCGGCGCGGCCCAGGTGCTTTTGACCTGGGGCTTTTTTTTCGGCCTTGCCATGTTCCTGGACCTTTCCGGCGGCGCGAGCATTCTGCTCGGCATGCTGGCCGCCCTCTCCAGCACCGCCATCGTCCTTAAGACCTTGCAGGAACGGGCCGAGATGGAAGCCCCCCACGGGAGGGTCATCCTCGGCATCCTGATCTTCCAGGACCTGCTCGCCGTGCCGCTGACCCTGGCCGTGCCGCTTCTGGCCGGCAGGACCTTCGGATTCACCAATTCCATCGTCTTTACGGTGTTCAAAGGCGCGGCCGTGCTCATCCTGCTGGTGGTGCTCTCGCGCAAGCTCATGCCACGCCTTTTGCTCTCCATCGTGCGCACACGCAGCCGGGAGCTTTTCCTGCTCACCGCGCTCGGCATCTGCCTGGCCGTGAGCCTGCTCACCGCCGCCATCGGCCTGTCGGTCTCCCTGGGAGCGTTTTTGGCCGGGCTGCTCCTTTCCGGCTCGGACTACCGGGAAAGCCTGCACGAGGCGGTACTGCCCTTCAAGGACGTCTTCACCTCGCTGTTTTTCATCTCCATCGGCATGCTGCTCAATGTCGCGGCGGCCTGGGACCACGCCGGCCAGATCCTCGGCGCCGTGGTCCTCATCCTGTGCGTCAAGGCGGTCATGGCCGGCATCGCCACGCGCATCCTGGGCTACCCCGCGCGCACAGCCGCGCTGGCCGGCGTGGCCCTGTGCCAGGTGGGCGAATTCTCCTTCATCCTGGCCAAGGCCGGCTTTTCCCACCACGTCATTTCCGAGCATTTCTACCAGAAGTTCTTGGCCGCAAGCATCGTGACCATGGTGCTCGCCCCCTTCCTCATCGCCGCCGCGCCGCGTCTGGCAGCGCTTTTTTGCCGCCTGACCGGCATCCGGGACACGCCCGACACCACGCCCGAACCCGGGCTTGCCGACCACATGATCATCCTGGGCTTCGGGGCCGGCGGCCGCCAACTCGCCCGGGCGGCCAAGGCGGCGGATATCCCCTACGTCATTTTGGAGATGAACCCGGACACGGTGCGTAACGAAGCGAAAAAAGGCGAGCCCATCCATTTCGGCGACGCGTCCAAGCCCGGCGTGCTGGTCCATATGGGGGTCCGCGACGCCAGGGCCCTGGCCGTGGTCATCTCCGACGCGGCAGCGGCCAGACGCGCGGTGGAAATCGCCCGGTGCGAAAATCCCGCCCTGTATATCGTCGCCCGCACGCGGTTCAACACCGAGATCAAGGCTCTGCTCGATCTCGGGGCCAACGACGTCATTGCCGAGGAGTTCGAAGCGTCACTGGTGGTTTTCGCCCGGGTGCTGGCCAAGTTCATGGTGCCGCGCGACGACATCGAGCGCATGGCCCAGGACATCCGACGCGAGGGCTACCGGGCCATGCTGCCCGATTCCCTGGCCGCCATGGCCACGTTTTCGCCGGACAAGTCCCTGGCCGGGCTCCATGTGGCGATTTTCACCGTTGACGAGGCGTCGGCCCTGGCCGGGCGCACCCTGGAGGAAATCCGGTTGCGGCGCGACCACAACCTGACCGTGGCGGCGGTGCGGCGCGGCGGGGAATTCCTGCCCAACCCCGACGGGCCGTTCGCCCTCTCCCCGGGGGACAGGCTCTACGTGATGGGAACGGCCGACTCGCTCAAAGATGGTGCCGCCCTCTTCCACGCCGCCCCCGCGGAGGCGTAG
- a CDS encoding DHA2 family efflux MFS transporter permease subunit, translating into MDSFDHGSGMSGPQPVTTAHSPVLAMLGVNLMVFMATLDMSIVNVAMPTLVKALHTDFAVIQWVILSYVLVIASLLLLVSRLGDMHDKKRIFSMGLLLFVSASLCCGLAPSVHWLIAFRAAQGIGAAMSQSLGMAIITQISPPSSRGRALGLIGGTVAMGLMLGPPLGGVLIGFAGWRSMFLLNVPIGIAAFFVVRRFMPTLPPVKEGERFDIPGAITASLTLGSYCLGMTLTQRQGFSDPAAMGLLGVALAGLVLFIAIERRAKAPMLDLSLFANPFISLGLAMSVLVFITGASGFIMPFFLQSAQGRTVTEMGLMMMILPFSMALTAPIAGSLADRYGSCLIRIVGLSILWCGTMALGGLTVATPWWGYMLRSMPVGLGIGIFQAPNNSSIMGEMPPHRLGVGSGLANYARVFGQSTGLPLVGTIFTSLVLLPGHVGARTELTNAPPEVLAAGVAGVFRWLAGLLLVAIALAALTWLLTARRNRMRRA; encoded by the coding sequence ATGGATTCATTCGATCACGGTTCCGGCATGTCCGGACCGCAGCCCGTCACGACTGCCCATTCTCCCGTCCTGGCCATGCTCGGGGTCAACCTCATGGTGTTCATGGCCACCCTCGACATGAGCATCGTCAACGTGGCCATGCCCACCCTGGTCAAGGCGCTGCACACCGATTTCGCCGTCATCCAATGGGTGATTTTAAGCTACGTGCTGGTCATCGCCAGCCTGCTGCTCCTGGTCTCGCGCCTTGGCGACATGCACGACAAAAAACGTATTTTTTCCATGGGGCTGCTCCTTTTCGTCAGCGCCTCGCTGTGCTGCGGGCTGGCCCCGTCGGTCCACTGGCTCATCGCCTTCCGGGCCGCCCAGGGTATCGGCGCGGCCATGAGCCAGTCCCTCGGCATGGCCATCATCACCCAGATTTCCCCGCCATCCAGCCGGGGCCGGGCCCTGGGGCTCATCGGCGGCACGGTGGCCATGGGGCTCATGCTCGGCCCGCCCCTTGGCGGCGTGCTCATCGGTTTTGCCGGCTGGCGCTCCATGTTCCTTTTAAACGTCCCCATCGGCATCGCGGCCTTTTTCGTGGTGCGCCGTTTCATGCCCACTCTGCCGCCGGTCAAGGAAGGGGAACGCTTCGACATCCCGGGCGCGATCACGGCCAGCCTGACGCTCGGCAGCTACTGCCTGGGCATGACCCTGACCCAGCGCCAGGGTTTTTCCGATCCGGCGGCAATGGGGCTGCTGGGTGTCGCCCTGGCCGGACTGGTCCTTTTCATCGCCATCGAACGCCGGGCCAAGGCGCCCATGCTCGACCTCTCACTTTTCGCCAATCCGTTTATAAGCCTCGGGCTGGCCATGTCGGTGTTGGTCTTCATCACCGGAGCCAGCGGTTTCATCATGCCTTTTTTCCTTCAGTCGGCCCAAGGCCGGACCGTGACGGAAATGGGGCTCATGATGATGATCCTGCCCTTCTCCATGGCGCTGACGGCCCCCATCGCCGGCAGTCTGGCCGACCGCTACGGCTCGTGCCTGATCCGCATCGTAGGGCTTTCGATCCTGTGGTGCGGCACCATGGCCCTTGGCGGCCTGACCGTAGCCACGCCCTGGTGGGGCTACATGCTGCGCTCCATGCCGGTGGGGCTCGGCATCGGCATCTTCCAGGCCCCCAACAACTCGTCGATCATGGGCGAGATGCCGCCGCACCGGCTCGGCGTGGGGTCCGGGCTGGCCAACTATGCCCGGGTCTTCGGCCAATCCACGGGGCTGCCACTGGTGGGTACGATTTTCACATCCCTGGTGCTGCTGCCGGGCCATGTGGGCGCGCGGACGGAACTGACCAACGCCCCGCCCGAGGTCCTGGCCGCCGGAGTGGCGGGCGTGTTCCGCTGGCTGGCCGGGCTGCTGCTCGTGGCCATCGCCCTGGCCGCGCTCACCTGGCTGCTGACGGCGCGGCGCAACCGGATGCGCCGCGCCTGA
- a CDS encoding efflux RND transporter permease subunit: MTDLFIKRPVATTLLMAALIFFGVVSYFSLPISEMPSIDFPTIQVTASLPGADPQTMASAVATPLERQFTSISGLQSMSSSNSLGTTTITLQFDLSRNIDGAGTDVLTYINAAQGSLPNNMPSPPTFQKVNPADMPIIYIRVSSQTMPLYRVTNYAKVYIAQRISMINGVAQVAVYGDQTYSPRVQVNPDKLAALGIGVDEVATAFNNETVLQPTGSLYGLDKLYTIKAQGQLTSATAYNRQIIAYRNGNPVRLQDVGRAINSTINDKNAAFFDQQQGIVIAVKRAAGTNTIQLVDAIRAMIPGIEATLPPSVKLEFLYDRSTSIKAAIDDVEFTLLISTILVVIVVYLFLNNLPATIIAGLALPTALIGTLSIMVAFNFSIDNLSAMAIILAVGFVVDDAIVMIENVVRHTEMGKKIMQASLDGARQIGFTIVSMTLSLVAVFIPIMFMAGILGRVLNEMAVTITLCILVSGFVTLSLTPMLCSRFLSGKISESGRLFKWVELGYEKSLHFALRWRFFVMILSVALLGLTLWLFTVIPTGFIPATDSGIFYAFGMAEQSASFETMKERVLKVGRVFMADPDIFKFIGVVGVGGPNTSMNNAAMFPLLAPMDKRKHSAQEIIDYLRPKVAQIPDLFVFMYNPPSIQIGGKQTKALYQFTLLSPDPDELYPVARKMAGAMHKLPEITDVNTDMQNDGPQVFIDIDRDKAQALGISTSSIETALMTAYAARQVTNLYGATDTYKVIVEVQPEFQRRPDLLNKLYVKSSNMDANGNPIMVPLNGLVKMHEGVGPLVVNHTGQLTSVTISFNTAGKYSLGEAVTAIQSLAKKELPTNISYIFEGQATAFNESLASVPFLLFLAIVVIYLILGILYESFIHPITILSGLPSAALGGLITLMVFGRQLDLYGFIGIIMLIGIVKKNSIMVIDFAIEAEREGKTPFDAVFEGCIVRFRPIMMTTVAAIAGIMPIALGIGAGGDARQPLGLVVAGGLIISQVVTLYLTPVFYTYMDQFQTWLSGGKHGKEDIV; the protein is encoded by the coding sequence ATGACCGACCTGTTTATCAAGCGGCCGGTCGCGACCACGCTGCTCATGGCGGCGCTGATCTTTTTCGGCGTGGTGTCCTACTTCTCGCTGCCCATAAGCGAGATGCCGAGCATCGACTTCCCCACCATCCAGGTGACGGCCAGCCTTCCTGGCGCGGACCCCCAGACCATGGCCTCGGCCGTGGCTACCCCCCTGGAGCGGCAGTTCACCTCCATCTCGGGCCTGCAGTCGATGAGCTCGAGCAACTCGCTCGGCACCACCACCATCACGCTCCAGTTCGACCTCTCGCGCAACATCGACGGCGCCGGCACCGACGTTTTGACCTACATCAACGCCGCCCAGGGCAGCCTGCCCAACAACATGCCGAGCCCCCCGACCTTCCAGAAGGTCAACCCGGCCGACATGCCCATCATCTACATCCGCGTGTCCAGCCAGACCATGCCGCTGTACCGCGTGACCAACTACGCCAAGGTCTACATCGCCCAGCGCATTTCCATGATCAACGGCGTGGCCCAGGTGGCCGTGTACGGCGACCAGACTTATTCCCCGCGCGTGCAGGTCAATCCGGACAAGCTGGCGGCGCTCGGCATCGGCGTGGACGAGGTGGCCACCGCCTTCAACAACGAGACCGTGCTCCAGCCGACAGGCTCCCTCTATGGCCTCGACAAGCTGTACACCATCAAGGCCCAGGGCCAGCTGACCAGCGCCACGGCCTACAACCGCCAGATCATCGCCTACAGGAACGGCAATCCCGTGCGCCTCCAGGACGTGGGCCGGGCCATCAATTCCACGATAAACGACAAGAATGCGGCCTTTTTCGACCAGCAGCAGGGTATCGTCATCGCGGTCAAGCGCGCGGCCGGCACCAACACCATCCAGCTCGTGGACGCCATCCGGGCCATGATACCGGGCATCGAGGCCACGCTGCCGCCCTCGGTCAAACTGGAATTCCTCTACGACCGCTCGACCTCCATCAAGGCGGCCATCGACGACGTCGAATTCACCCTGCTCATTTCCACCATCCTGGTGGTCATCGTCGTCTATCTCTTCCTCAACAACCTCCCCGCCACCATCATCGCCGGCCTGGCCCTGCCCACGGCCCTTATCGGCACCCTCTCGATCATGGTGGCCTTCAACTTTTCCATCGACAACCTCTCGGCCATGGCCATCATACTCGCCGTCGGCTTCGTGGTGGATGACGCCATCGTCATGATCGAAAACGTGGTGCGCCACACCGAGATGGGCAAAAAGATCATGCAGGCGTCCCTGGACGGGGCGCGTCAGATCGGCTTCACCATCGTGTCCATGACGCTGTCGCTGGTGGCGGTCTTTATCCCCATCATGTTCATGGCCGGCATCCTCGGCCGGGTGCTCAACGAGATGGCCGTGACCATCACCCTGTGCATCCTCGTCTCCGGCTTCGTCACCCTGTCCCTGACCCCTATGCTGTGCAGCCGGTTTCTTTCGGGCAAGATTTCCGAATCGGGCCGGCTCTTCAAATGGGTCGAGCTGGGCTACGAGAAATCCCTGCATTTCGCCCTGCGCTGGCGTTTTTTCGTCATGATCCTGTCCGTGGCCCTGCTCGGCCTCACGCTGTGGCTTTTTACCGTCATTCCCACGGGCTTTATTCCGGCCACGGACTCGGGCATCTTCTACGCCTTCGGCATGGCCGAGCAGAGCGCTTCCTTCGAGACCATGAAGGAACGGGTGCTCAAGGTCGGCCGCGTGTTCATGGCCGACCCGGACATCTTCAAATTCATCGGCGTTGTCGGCGTCGGCGGCCCCAACACCTCCATGAACAACGCGGCCATGTTTCCGCTCTTGGCGCCCATGGACAAGCGCAAGCACAGCGCCCAGGAGATCATCGACTACCTGCGGCCCAAGGTGGCCCAGATCCCGGACCTCTTCGTCTTCATGTACAATCCGCCCTCCATCCAGATCGGCGGCAAGCAGACCAAGGCCCTCTACCAGTTCACGCTGCTTTCCCCCGATCCGGACGAACTCTATCCCGTGGCCCGAAAGATGGCCGGGGCGATGCACAAACTGCCCGAGATCACCGACGTCAACACCGACATGCAAAACGACGGGCCCCAGGTCTTTATCGACATCGACCGGGACAAGGCCCAGGCGCTCGGCATCAGCACCTCCTCCATCGAGACGGCGCTCATGACCGCTTATGCGGCCCGGCAGGTCACCAACCTCTACGGAGCCACAGACACCTACAAGGTCATCGTGGAGGTGCAGCCCGAATTCCAGCGGCGGCCGGACCTGCTCAACAAGCTCTACGTCAAGTCCAGCAACATGGACGCGAACGGCAATCCCATCATGGTGCCCTTAAACGGGCTGGTCAAAATGCACGAAGGCGTGGGGCCCCTCGTGGTCAACCACACCGGCCAGCTCACCTCGGTGACCATCTCGTTTAACACCGCAGGCAAGTATTCCCTCGGCGAGGCCGTCACCGCCATCCAGTCCCTGGCCAAAAAGGAACTGCCGACCAACATCAGCTACATCTTCGAAGGCCAGGCCACGGCCTTCAACGAATCCCTGGCCAGCGTCCCGTTCCTGCTGTTTCTGGCCATCGTGGTCATCTACCTCATCCTCGGCATCCTGTACGAGAGCTTCATCCACCCGATCACCATCCTGTCCGGCCTGCCCTCGGCGGCGCTTGGCGGCCTGATCACGCTCATGGTGTTCGGCCGCCAGCTCGACCTCTACGGCTTTATCGGCATCATCATGCTGATCGGCATCGTCAAGAAGAACTCGATCATGGTCATCGACTTCGCCATCGAGGCCGAAAGAGAGGGCAAGACGCCCTTTGACGCCGTGTTCGAGGGCTGCATCGTGCGCTTCCGGCCGATTATGATGACCACCGTGGCCGCCATCGCCGGCATCATGCCCATCGCGCTCGGCATCGGCGCGGGCGGCGACGCGCGACAGCCCCTGGGCCTTGTGGTGGCCGGCGGCCTGATCATCTCCCAGGTCGTCACGCTGTACCTGACCCCGGTCTTTTACACCTACATGGACCAGTTCCAGACCTGGCTGTCCGGCGGCAAGCACGGGAAAGAGGATATCGTGTAA
- a CDS encoding class I SAM-dependent methyltransferase translates to MTEQGPEVTLGEGTIGYSDGAEGYLLRFFSEHTVDEYELFPKDAPWAIHYHLTPRRKTLLSWIDFGPGGRILELGAGCGALTAHLVTLPHAVTAVEGSPERAAVIKARCRDAHNLEIVAANAVGLPYDHQYDVVTLVGVLEYAAAFVDDPKPHGRLLAEARRYLKDDGCLILAIENRMGHKYLAGLPEDHTGRPYAGINGYPGRGAARTFDRPALAALLARAGFPAAQWYYPSPDYKTPDAVVSERALGMDGIDVLPLLELPTRDYEGRHWPAFSERQFLRSALGAGTAGHFMNSFLVLAAAADDAPLLAANRDTLAVAVNADSCPPRFQTMTRFVATGDGVDVLRRNLHDQPPATFASGSQHIKAREPYRLGYVSFLEATLCAVESGDMARAAKSLVTWMEHIASRARPAGPGSASGFAAFCRDHLGRPVYPDREAEGWLPGSLLDAHPGNVLLHPETGDIRYIDLEWRLACDIPLQLLIDRGVNLVGQKIDALAPYLDLPPGASLPPGLEARLSRHPLCRRTDADALEAVTQWLFAAVTHGDLDYRQPGPAL, encoded by the coding sequence ATGACGGAACAGGGACCGGAAGTAACGCTCGGAGAGGGGACCATCGGCTATAGCGACGGCGCGGAAGGCTATCTGTTGCGTTTTTTCAGCGAACATACCGTCGACGAGTACGAGCTTTTCCCCAAGGACGCCCCCTGGGCCATCCACTACCACCTGACCCCGCGCCGCAAGACGCTGCTGTCCTGGATCGACTTCGGCCCGGGCGGACGCATCCTGGAACTCGGAGCCGGTTGCGGCGCGCTCACCGCCCACCTCGTCACCCTGCCCCATGCGGTCACGGCCGTGGAAGGTTCCCCCGAACGGGCGGCCGTCATCAAGGCCCGCTGCCGGGATGCCCACAATCTGGAAATCGTGGCCGCCAACGCCGTCGGACTGCCCTATGACCACCAGTACGACGTGGTGACCCTTGTCGGCGTGCTGGAATACGCCGCGGCCTTCGTCGACGATCCGAAGCCCCATGGAAGGCTCCTCGCCGAAGCCCGGCGCTATCTGAAGGACGATGGCTGCCTGATCCTGGCCATCGAAAACCGCATGGGCCATAAGTACCTGGCCGGACTGCCCGAAGACCACACCGGCCGACCCTACGCCGGCATAAACGGCTACCCCGGCCGTGGCGCGGCGCGCACCTTCGACCGCCCGGCCCTAGCCGCCCTGCTCGCCCGGGCCGGCTTTCCCGCCGCACAGTGGTATTACCCCTCACCCGACTACAAGACCCCGGACGCCGTGGTGTCCGAACGCGCCCTGGGCATGGACGGGATCGACGTCCTGCCCCTGCTCGAGCTGCCGACCCGGGACTATGAAGGCCGGCATTGGCCGGCGTTTAGCGAACGCCAGTTCTTGCGCTCGGCCCTGGGTGCCGGCACGGCCGGGCATTTCATGAATTCCTTTCTGGTGTTGGCCGCCGCCGCGGACGATGCGCCGCTGCTCGCCGCCAATCGCGATACCCTGGCCGTGGCCGTCAATGCCGACTCCTGTCCGCCGCGCTTCCAGACCATGACCCGGTTCGTGGCGACCGGCGACGGCGTGGACGTGCTGCGGCGAAATCTCCACGACCAGCCGCCGGCCACCTTCGCCTCGGGCAGCCAGCACATAAAAGCCCGCGAGCCCTACCGGCTCGGCTACGTCAGCTTCCTTGAGGCCACGCTTTGCGCCGTGGAGAGCGGCGACATGGCCCGCGCGGCCAAGAGCCTCGTGACCTGGATGGAGCACATCGCCTCCCGGGCCAGACCGGCCGGGCCGGGAAGCGCCTCCGGCTTTGCCGCCTTTTGCCGCGACCATCTGGGCCGGCCCGTCTATCCGGACCGGGAAGCCGAGGGCTGGCTGCCCGGAAGCCTGCTCGACGCCCATCCGGGAAACGTGCTCTTGCATCCCGAAACGGGCGACATCCGCTACATCGACCTGGAATGGCGGCTTGCCTGCGACATCCCCCTGCAACTGCTGATCGACCGGGGCGTAAACCTCGTCGGGCAGAAAATCGACGCGCTGGCCCCGTACCTGGACCTGCCCCCGGGAGCCTCCTTGCCGCCGGGCCTCGAGGCGAGGCTGTCCCGCCATCCCCTGTGCCGCCGGACCGACGCGGACGCCCTGGAGGCCGTCACCCAGTGGCTTTTCGCCGCCGTCACCCACGGCGACCTGGACTACCGCCAGCCGGGCCCGGCCCTGTAA